A genomic segment from Psychrobacter arcticus 273-4 encodes:
- the glpK gene encoding glycerol kinase GlpK, which translates to MAGYILALDQGTTSSRAILYDDHACPIKMAQQPTILKTPQAGFVEQDAQQIWQTQISCAHDVINQAGLLATDVSGIAITNQRESIVIWDKHTGKPLAPAIIWQDRRTASYCQLLADENLMATTQVVTGISNNSSQGNMASEVQRITGLRLDPYFSASKIAWLLEHNPKLSVRASKGEIAVGTIDSWLIYKLTGGEHVIDVTNASRTLLYDIHKLAWSEELCARFGIPINILPKVLPSDGDFGKTKKGLFAKQIPIHAVLGDQQAALFGQGCLEAGMAKNTYGTGCFMLMNIGQKPMLSEHKLLTTIAWQRKSAPTRPDHLSFEQIVQSGKRMLQPPNREVTYALEGSVFMAGAIVQWLRDNLGMFQKSGEVEDLARQVESSEEVVLLPAFTGLGAPYWRSDISASITGMSRGTTKAHIARAALEAIAYQTYDVLIAMQKDSPQALTELRVDGGAANNDLLMQFQADLLGVPVLRPKDTEITAKGVALLAGLKTGLYDDTTMQASWQVDRIFEPSMSIDVREQHLNKWQQAISRALMTP; encoded by the coding sequence ATGGCAGGATATATTTTAGCTTTAGATCAAGGGACAACCTCGAGTCGAGCGATATTGTACGATGATCATGCGTGCCCAATTAAAATGGCACAACAGCCAACGATTTTAAAAACGCCGCAAGCAGGCTTTGTTGAGCAAGATGCCCAGCAAATTTGGCAGACGCAAATCAGCTGCGCCCATGACGTCATTAATCAGGCGGGGCTGCTCGCTACCGATGTTAGTGGTATTGCGATTACCAATCAGCGTGAGTCTATTGTCATATGGGATAAGCACACAGGTAAGCCGCTTGCGCCAGCCATTATTTGGCAAGACAGACGTACGGCGAGTTACTGTCAATTGCTTGCTGATGAAAACTTAATGGCCACGACGCAAGTTGTTACAGGTATTAGCAATAACAGCAGCCAAGGCAATATGGCAAGTGAAGTACAACGTATCACAGGTTTGCGCTTAGATCCGTATTTTAGTGCCAGCAAAATCGCTTGGCTATTAGAGCACAACCCTAAGTTGAGCGTACGCGCCAGTAAAGGTGAGATAGCGGTTGGCACGATAGACAGCTGGCTGATATATAAGCTAACAGGCGGTGAGCATGTCATTGATGTAACCAACGCTTCTCGTACCTTGTTATATGATATCCATAAGCTGGCATGGTCGGAGGAGTTGTGTGCCCGATTTGGTATACCCATAAATATTTTGCCTAAAGTTCTACCATCTGATGGCGACTTTGGCAAAACTAAAAAAGGGCTGTTTGCTAAGCAAATTCCTATACATGCGGTATTGGGCGATCAGCAAGCGGCGCTTTTTGGGCAAGGCTGTCTTGAGGCAGGTATGGCAAAAAATACTTACGGTACGGGCTGTTTTATGTTGATGAATATCGGTCAAAAACCGATGCTTAGTGAGCATAAGCTATTGACGACCATTGCATGGCAACGAAAATCAGCACCAACTCGTCCCGACCATTTATCATTTGAGCAAATCGTGCAATCTGGTAAACGTATGCTACAGCCTCCCAACAGAGAAGTGACTTATGCGTTAGAAGGCAGTGTATTTATGGCAGGCGCAATCGTACAGTGGCTGCGTGATAATCTGGGTATGTTCCAAAAGAGCGGGGAAGTGGAAGATTTAGCGCGGCAAGTTGAGAGTAGTGAGGAGGTAGTGTTACTACCAGCATTTACGGGACTGGGTGCCCCTTATTGGCGCTCAGACATCAGTGCCAGTATTACTGGTATGAGCCGCGGTACGACCAAAGCGCATATTGCACGGGCGGCATTAGAGGCTATTGCTTATCAGACGTATGATGTGCTCATCGCCATGCAAAAAGACAGCCCGCAGGCACTCACTGAGCTAAGAGTAGATGGCGGCGCAGCAAATAATGATTTGCTGATGCAGTTTCAAGCAGATTTACTAGGCGTGCCGGTACTACGCCCAAAAGACACAGAGATTACAGCAAAAGGGGTTGCGTTACTTGCTGGTTTAAAGACAGGTTTATATGATGATACCACGATGCAAGCCTCCTGGCAGGTGGATCGAATTTTTGAGCCTAGCATGTCTATAGATGTGCGTGAGCAGCATCTTAATAAATGGCAACAAGCTATCAGTAGAGCGTTAATGACTCCTTGA
- the sthA gene encoding Si-specific NAD(P)(+) transhydrogenase, which translates to MGSKTIGDATNDTGKDTETEVSNKESGRVLNPEHTEGKNKKERVEQTHEQVNDDIMHHPDLVNPLDDTRIDVKSGFTKDSQRLKSDKHEFEYDAVVLGAGPAGEAAAMKLAKSGKKVVVIDPREQVGGNCTHVGTIPSKALRQSVFNLINFRRDQMFTKAMDYHQVPLNIVLAKARKVILQQVQTHTRFYERNQIEVIHGWANFIDKNTIRIEIDENTFETITFNKAIITVGSRPYRPDILDFDHPRVFDSDKILQMDYVVKKIIIYGAGVIGCEYASIFTGLGYKVDLINNQNQLLSYLDSEISDAIAHDFRQFGVVIRSNEEIDHLETHDDCVILHLKSGKKIKSDAILWSNGRSGNTEGLNLECLGLKANSRGQLKVDDTYCTEVENIYAAGDVIGWPSLASAAYDQGRCAAAFMVGDRDAEPVSSVPTGIYTIPEISCIGKTEQELTDAKVPYEVGQAFFKHLARAQIIGERSGVLKILFHRETLEILGIHCYGNHASEIIHIGQAVMKCNATLEYFVNTTFNYPTMAEAYRVAALNGLNRVF; encoded by the coding sequence ATGGGAAGCAAAACGATAGGCGATGCGACTAATGATACTGGTAAAGACACTGAAACTGAGGTGTCTAATAAAGAAAGTGGTCGTGTGCTAAACCCTGAGCATACTGAAGGTAAAAATAAGAAAGAGAGAGTCGAGCAAACGCATGAACAGGTCAATGACGACATCATGCACCATCCAGACTTGGTCAATCCACTAGATGATACTCGTATTGATGTAAAATCGGGCTTTACAAAGGACTCACAACGTCTAAAAAGTGATAAGCACGAGTTTGAGTACGATGCTGTCGTATTAGGTGCAGGTCCTGCTGGTGAAGCGGCTGCCATGAAACTTGCCAAATCGGGCAAGAAAGTGGTGGTTATCGACCCGCGCGAGCAAGTAGGCGGTAACTGTACTCACGTTGGTACGATTCCAAGTAAGGCTTTGCGTCAGTCGGTCTTTAACTTGATTAACTTTCGCCGTGACCAGATGTTTACCAAAGCAATGGACTATCATCAAGTCCCGCTGAATATCGTACTTGCCAAAGCTCGAAAAGTGATTCTTCAGCAGGTTCAAACTCACACCCGCTTTTATGAGCGCAACCAAATCGAAGTGATTCATGGTTGGGCAAATTTCATCGATAAAAACACCATACGTATCGAGATTGATGAGAATACTTTTGAAACCATTACCTTTAATAAGGCGATTATTACGGTAGGTAGCCGTCCGTACCGACCTGATATCTTAGACTTTGATCATCCGCGCGTGTTTGATTCTGATAAAATCCTCCAGATGGATTATGTGGTTAAGAAAATCATTATTTATGGCGCGGGTGTGATTGGTTGTGAATATGCCTCTATTTTCACCGGTCTTGGCTATAAAGTGGATTTGATTAATAATCAAAACCAGCTGTTGAGCTATCTGGACAGTGAAATCAGTGACGCCATTGCTCATGACTTCCGTCAGTTCGGCGTAGTCATCCGCAGCAATGAAGAGATTGACCATTTAGAGACGCATGATGACTGTGTGATTTTGCATCTAAAAAGTGGCAAGAAAATCAAGTCAGATGCCATTTTATGGTCAAATGGACGCTCGGGTAACACTGAAGGGTTGAATTTAGAATGCTTAGGTCTAAAGGCTAATAGCCGTGGTCAGCTTAAAGTCGATGATACTTACTGTACCGAAGTTGAAAATATCTATGCTGCTGGTGACGTTATCGGTTGGCCGTCATTAGCTTCTGCGGCTTATGACCAAGGGCGCTGTGCTGCTGCCTTTATGGTCGGTGACCGTGATGCAGAGCCAGTATCAAGCGTACCGACGGGTATCTATACCATACCTGAAATCTCATGTATCGGTAAAACGGAACAAGAATTAACCGATGCTAAAGTGCCCTATGAAGTGGGTCAGGCATTCTTTAAACATCTGGCACGCGCGCAAATCATCGGTGAGCGTTCAGGGGTTTTAAAGATCTTATTCCACCGTGAGACGTTAGAGATTTTAGGGATTCACTGCTACGGCAATCATGCCTCAGAGATTATTCATATTGGGCAAGCAGTGATGAAATGTAATGCCACGCTTGAATACTTTGTGAATACGACCTTTAACTATCCAACGATGGCAGAAGCCTATCGCGTTGCCGCATTGAACGGTCTTAATCGTGTGTTCTAG
- a CDS encoding posphoenolpyruvate synthetase regulatory kinase/phosphorylase PpsR, producing the protein MKALEVDNAQNIRTAFFISDGTAITAETLGRAILSQFASVPFETRVLPYVDNLERAEDAVVQINTAYQRDGLLPLVFDTIVSPEIREKINSAHSCNLDMYEGLIGRVAEETGVEPDGHSGHAHDNVDSETYKERIDAVHFALDNDDGARTRHYHAADIILIGVSRSGKTPTSLYLALQFGIRAANYPLTEEDLNDNQLPKALREHKHKLFGLIIDTDRLVKIRQERRAGSRYSSYQQCQQEQRAIQGIYTSQGIPSLDVSEMSVEEIATRILQMTGLKRRIG; encoded by the coding sequence ATGAAAGCACTAGAAGTTGATAACGCTCAAAACATAAGAACGGCGTTTTTTATCTCTGATGGCACGGCGATTACAGCAGAAACGCTTGGCCGTGCTATTTTAAGCCAATTTGCTTCAGTGCCCTTTGAGACTCGAGTGTTGCCTTATGTGGATAATTTAGAACGTGCTGAAGATGCGGTTGTGCAAATCAATACTGCCTATCAGCGAGATGGCTTGCTGCCACTGGTGTTTGATACCATTGTCAGTCCTGAGATTCGTGAGAAAATCAATTCGGCGCACAGCTGCAATTTGGATATGTATGAAGGTCTAATCGGTCGCGTAGCAGAAGAGACCGGCGTGGAGCCAGATGGGCATTCAGGTCATGCGCATGATAACGTTGACTCTGAGACTTACAAAGAGCGTATCGATGCGGTGCATTTTGCCTTAGATAACGATGACGGCGCGCGTACCCGTCATTATCATGCGGCAGATATTATTTTGATTGGCGTTTCACGCTCTGGTAAAACCCCAACGTCATTATATTTGGCATTACAATTTGGTATCCGAGCGGCCAATTATCCCTTAACCGAAGAAGACCTTAACGACAATCAGCTACCAAAAGCATTGCGTGAGCATAAACACAAGCTCTTTGGTCTGATTATCGATACGGATCGCTTGGTGAAAATCCGCCAAGAGCGCCGCGCAGGTAGTCGTTATTCAAGTTACCAGCAATGTCAGCAAGAGCAGCGCGCGATACAAGGAATTTATACCTCGCAAGGTATTCCAAGTCTCGATGTGTCAGAGATGTCCGTTGAAGAGATTGCCACGCGCATATTACAGATGACCGGTCTAAAGCGTCGTATTGGCTAA
- the ppsA gene encoding phosphoenolpyruvate synthase, producing the protein MAAQSTALVINLDQLGKDDIEMVGGKNASLGEMISHLSDLGVSVPGGFATTSNAFNQFLTETGLLDKINSELKTLDVNDVNKLAETGKKIRTWIIEQELPKDLEQAVRESFEEMSDGKEIAVAVRSSATAEDLPDASFAGQQETFLNIRGIDNVLIAIKEVFASLYNDRAISYRVHKGFEHEGVALSAAVQRMVRSETGAAGVMFTLDTESGFDQVVFITSSYGLGEMVVQGAVNPDEFYVSKQLLANGKPAIIRRNLGSKHKKMIYGDEGSTTKSVKVIDVEKQDRMQFSLSTEELTSLAKQAMTIEKHYGQAMDIEWAKDGDTNEIFIVQARPETVKSRQDSNVMERYIIDTTNAKVLCEGRSIGQRIGSGKVRIVSNLNEMDKVQEGDVLVSDMTDPDWEPVMKRASAIITNRGGRTCHAAIIARELGVPAIVGCGNATELLVDGQDVTASCAEGDTGFIYESQIDFEIQTNSVESMPELAFKVMMNVGNPDRAFSFTQMPNEGIGLARLEFIINRMIGVHPKALLNMNSLPREIAQAINERIAGYASPVDFYVDKLVEGISTLAVAFMDQPVIVRMSDFKSNEYANLLGGKLYEPSEENPMLGFRGASRYVSDNFRDCFELECKALKRVRDEMGLTNVEIMIPFVRTVGEAKQVIELLEKNGLKRGENGLRIIMMCELPTNCLLAEEFLEHFDGFSIGSNDLTQLTLGLDRDSGIVSHLFDERDPAVKKLLSMAIDACRKQNKYVGICGQGPSDHPDLAYWLMEQGISSVSLNPDSVLDTWFFLAGEEAK; encoded by the coding sequence ATGGCAGCGCAATCTACAGCACTTGTAATTAACCTTGATCAGTTAGGAAAAGACGACATTGAAATGGTCGGTGGCAAAAACGCTTCACTTGGTGAAATGATCAGCCATCTATCTGATTTGGGCGTTAGTGTTCCAGGCGGCTTTGCCACAACTTCAAATGCTTTTAACCAGTTTCTAACAGAAACTGGCTTACTTGACAAAATTAACAGCGAGCTTAAAACCTTAGATGTTAACGATGTCAACAAACTTGCTGAAACTGGCAAAAAAATCCGTACTTGGATTATTGAGCAAGAACTGCCAAAAGATCTTGAGCAAGCAGTGCGTGAATCATTTGAAGAGATGAGCGATGGTAAAGAGATTGCGGTTGCTGTACGTTCTTCTGCGACTGCTGAAGATTTGCCAGATGCCTCATTTGCTGGTCAGCAAGAAACTTTCTTGAATATTCGTGGTATTGATAACGTCCTTATTGCGATTAAAGAAGTATTTGCTTCTCTTTATAATGACCGCGCGATCTCTTATCGTGTACACAAAGGCTTTGAGCACGAAGGCGTTGCTTTATCTGCTGCCGTACAGCGTATGGTACGTTCAGAAACTGGCGCGGCTGGTGTTATGTTCACGCTAGATACAGAAAGTGGCTTTGATCAAGTGGTCTTCATCACCTCAAGCTATGGCTTGGGTGAGATGGTCGTGCAAGGCGCGGTAAACCCTGATGAATTCTATGTGTCAAAGCAATTACTTGCTAACGGCAAACCTGCGATTATTCGTCGCAACCTAGGTAGCAAGCATAAGAAAATGATTTATGGTGATGAAGGTAGTACCACTAAATCTGTAAAAGTCATTGACGTCGAAAAACAAGATCGTATGCAGTTCTCTTTATCGACTGAAGAGCTGACTTCACTTGCCAAGCAAGCGATGACCATTGAAAAACATTATGGTCAAGCGATGGATATTGAGTGGGCAAAAGACGGCGATACCAATGAAATCTTTATCGTTCAAGCCCGTCCTGAAACGGTTAAGAGTCGTCAAGACAGTAATGTCATGGAACGTTATATCATCGACACGACTAACGCTAAAGTGTTGTGCGAAGGTCGCTCAATTGGTCAACGTATCGGTTCAGGTAAAGTCCGTATCGTTAGCAACCTAAATGAGATGGACAAAGTACAAGAAGGCGATGTATTGGTATCAGACATGACGGATCCAGATTGGGAACCAGTCATGAAGCGTGCTTCTGCTATCATTACTAACCGTGGCGGTCGTACTTGTCACGCGGCGATTATCGCTCGTGAGCTAGGTGTTCCAGCAATCGTTGGTTGTGGTAATGCTACTGAGCTATTGGTTGATGGTCAAGACGTGACTGCTTCTTGTGCTGAAGGTGATACTGGCTTCATTTATGAAAGTCAAATCGACTTTGAAATACAGACCAACTCTGTTGAGTCTATGCCAGAGCTTGCCTTTAAAGTGATGATGAACGTCGGTAATCCAGATCGCGCCTTCTCATTTACTCAAATGCCAAACGAAGGTATCGGTCTTGCCCGTCTTGAATTCATCATTAACCGTATGATTGGTGTGCATCCAAAAGCGCTACTGAACATGAACAGCTTGCCGCGTGAAATTGCGCAAGCCATCAATGAGCGTATCGCGGGTTATGCCTCACCAGTTGATTTTTATGTTGATAAATTGGTTGAAGGTATCTCAACCCTAGCCGTTGCCTTTATGGATCAGCCAGTAATCGTTCGTATGTCGGATTTCAAATCTAACGAATATGCTAACTTGCTAGGTGGTAAGCTGTACGAGCCATCAGAAGAAAACCCAATGCTTGGTTTCCGCGGTGCTAGCCGTTATGTGTCTGACAATTTCCGTGACTGCTTTGAGCTTGAGTGTAAAGCGCTAAAGCGTGTACGCGATGAGATGGGCTTGACCAACGTCGAGATCATGATTCCATTCGTACGTACCGTGGGCGAAGCCAAACAAGTCATCGAGTTACTTGAGAAAAATGGTCTAAAACGTGGTGAAAACGGTCTACGCATTATCATGATGTGTGAGCTACCAACCAACTGCTTACTTGCAGAAGAGTTCCTAGAGCACTTTGATGGTTTCTCAATCGGTTCAAACGATTTGACACAGTTGACCTTAGGTCTTGACCGTGACTCAGGTATCGTCTCACATCTATTTGATGAGCGTGATCCTGCGGTTAAAAAGCTGTTGTCTATGGCGATTGATGCTTGTCGCAAGCAAAACAAGTATGTCGGTATCTGTGGTCAAGGTCCTTCAGACCATCCAGATCTTGCTTACTGGCTTATGGAACAAGGCATCAGCTCAGTGTCATTAAACCCTGACTCAGTACTAGATACTTGGTTCTTCTTAGCGGGTGAAGAAGCGAAGTAA
- a CDS encoding RDD family protein yields the protein MQIFLARNNVQAGPYTLDQLNIMLTSGEVLLDDLVWHEGLDQWQRVGNLTNNQPFYRPTHVAMPEVNDSIINNVTVFPEDAETDANKGNQSVSLDRLYGKPERSIDTAKNTKADMTTNRHYKPNSNVSLNKSGAANATSAKDKVVGNVVLAPIMSRLLATAIDWLLLIIAFLPLFMAINKLGGFPTDLASIDQMLAFSVNLAEKIPQSTQLISNVMLFGFVIIQLVFIILRGQSIGKVITGIRIVDQTTHHLPSFFRLVVMRTILLILIYLPFFTTFIAALLLAVNYYLASKSSKNIGWHDKLAKTLVVKADSSQLVKEPKIK from the coding sequence ATGCAGATTTTCCTTGCTCGAAATAACGTACAAGCCGGTCCATATACCTTGGATCAGCTCAACATCATGCTCACCTCTGGTGAGGTGCTATTAGATGATTTGGTCTGGCATGAAGGTTTAGATCAGTGGCAGCGCGTGGGCAACTTGACTAACAATCAACCCTTTTATCGCCCAACTCATGTAGCAATGCCTGAAGTTAATGACTCTATCATTAACAACGTCACTGTGTTTCCAGAAGACGCTGAAACAGATGCTAATAAAGGTAACCAATCAGTATCGCTAGATCGTCTATATGGCAAGCCTGAACGTTCAATAGACACTGCTAAAAATACCAAAGCAGACATGACGACCAATCGTCACTATAAGCCAAATAGCAATGTCTCATTGAATAAGTCTGGTGCTGCTAATGCTACTTCAGCGAAAGATAAGGTAGTGGGTAATGTGGTACTGGCTCCGATCATGTCACGCCTATTAGCCACAGCTATTGACTGGCTATTACTGATTATTGCATTTTTACCTTTATTTATGGCTATAAATAAGCTGGGTGGTTTTCCTACAGACTTAGCGAGTATAGATCAAATGCTCGCTTTCTCTGTAAACTTAGCCGAAAAAATACCGCAAAGCACACAGCTGATATCGAATGTTATGTTGTTTGGCTTTGTTATTATACAACTAGTATTTATTATTTTACGGGGACAGTCGATAGGTAAAGTTATTACAGGTATTCGGATAGTCGATCAAACTACGCACCATTTACCTTCTTTTTTTAGACTAGTAGTCATGCGTACTATTTTATTAATACTTATCTATTTACCTTTTTTTACTACCTTTATAGCCGCTCTGTTGTTAGCAGTGAATTATTATTTGGCCTCTAAAAGCTCTAAAAATATCGGTTGGCATGATAAATTGGCCAAAACTTTGGTGGTCAAAGCTGATAGCAGTCAATTGGTAAAAGAGCCAAAAATAAAATAA
- the rpsF gene encoding 30S ribosomal protein S6: MRHYELVLLVHPDQSDQVVGMVERYIKLVQDNNGTIHRLEDWGRRQLAYPINKIHKAHYVLFNIETDGETLAELEELFRYNDAIIRSLVMRRDDAVTEESQLAKNADEKRARKATTRRPDRDDSDDNDHSED; encoded by the coding sequence ATGCGACATTACGAACTGGTGTTACTTGTACACCCAGACCAAAGCGACCAAGTGGTCGGCATGGTTGAACGCTATATCAAGTTGGTTCAAGACAACAACGGCACCATCCATCGTCTAGAAGATTGGGGTCGTCGTCAACTGGCTTACCCAATTAACAAGATTCACAAAGCTCATTACGTTCTTTTCAACATCGAAACTGACGGCGAGACTTTAGCTGAACTTGAAGAATTATTCCGTTATAACGACGCGATCATTCGTAGTCTAGTTATGCGCCGTGACGACGCTGTCACTGAAGAGTCGCAGTTAGCTAAGAATGCCGATGAAAAACGTGCACGCAAAGCAACTACTCGTCGTCCAGATCGTGATGATAGCGACGACAACGACCACAGTGAAGACTAA
- the rpsR gene encoding 30S ribosomal protein S18: protein MARFYRRRKFCRFTAEGITHIDYKDVELLKQYISDNGKIVPSRITGTSTKYQRQLATAIKQARYLSLLPYTDNHQG, encoded by the coding sequence ATGGCACGTTTCTATCGCCGTCGCAAATTCTGCCGTTTCACTGCTGAAGGCATCACTCACATCGATTATAAAGATGTTGAATTGCTAAAACAGTATATCAGTGATAATGGTAAAATCGTACCAAGCCGCATTACCGGTACATCTACTAAATATCAGCGTCAACTAGCGACTGCTATCAAGCAAGCTCGTTATTTATCGCTACTCCCATACACTGATAACCATCAGGGTTAA
- the rplI gene encoding 50S ribosomal protein L9 — protein MQIILLQRIVNLGKLGETVDVKPGYGRNFLIPLGKALPATKANIEKFEARRAELEAEEAKEVAVAQERADALADVNVIMRAKSGDEGKLFGSIGTRDIAEALTNSGLEVDRAEIKLPEGTLRQIGEYNVDIQLHHDVTATILVTILSEDGDNEDLDENDATDENEE, from the coding sequence ATGCAAATTATTTTGTTACAGCGTATCGTCAACCTTGGTAAACTCGGTGAAACTGTCGATGTGAAACCAGGTTACGGACGTAACTTTCTTATCCCTTTGGGTAAAGCACTACCTGCTACTAAAGCTAACATTGAAAAGTTCGAAGCACGTCGTGCTGAGCTTGAAGCTGAAGAAGCAAAAGAAGTAGCTGTTGCTCAAGAACGTGCTGACGCATTAGCTGACGTTAATGTTATCATGCGTGCTAAATCAGGTGACGAAGGCAAGCTATTCGGCTCTATCGGTACTCGCGATATCGCTGAAGCATTGACTAACTCAGGTTTAGAAGTTGACCGTGCTGAAATCAAGCTACCTGAAGGCACTTTGCGTCAAATTGGTGAATACAATGTTGATATTCAACTACATCATGACGTTACTGCTACTATTCTAGTTACCATTCTTTCTGAAGATGGCGACAACGAAGATTTAGACGAAAACGACGCTACAGACGAAAACGAAGAGTAA